The Clostridium sporogenes region GTACTTCGTGATCCAATGTTGAACTATAATATTTCTCTAATTTCCATTTCTTAATATAGCGAATAATTCTTCTCAGTTGATCATTTCCGTTAATCTTATCCAAAAGATAGTCGTTTAATCCTTTAGGATCTGCCAGTTCCCATGAATAATTACCTTCGGTTGCAAATTCCTTACCTCTGGCAAGATATACATTTCCATTATACTTTGCATATAATGGTAAATCTATATGCATCCATTCAGTTCCATCCTTAACATAAGATACATTTAAACATGGCTCTTTAATAGTAGTAGCCCTATTCCATAAATTTATTGCATCTCTACTATATCCTTTAATTTTTCTGGGATCACTATTTTGATCAATATCAAGCGGAAACATAACTGCAACATCCCTATCAATACTCCCATCATGATTGTTTTTAATTGTAGTATGCAATTTATAGCTTCCCTGGTCAAATGTTTCAATATCGCTCTTTTTTACTTCAATATCATGTTTCCCACATTCTGATGGAAAATTGTCCTTAAAATCTTTCTCCAAAATTTCTCTTTTTTCTATGAGATCTTCAACCTCTGTGTCGATTGTAATTTCTTTATAGAAATCTTCAAACTGCTTTTTTAATTTCATAATGTAACTCCTCCTAACTTTTCATTAACAGCCATTTTTTATAGAATAATTATTTGAATAGACAATCTGTTGATGGGAAAGCGGGCTTTAAATAATCTCTAAATTTGTGAGTATTAAAATTTTTAATTCTTTTGGTGTAATAAGCTAACTACAACTTTATATACATCTGTAGCTTTCTGATGATGCATTGATGGGAAAAGGTAGAGTTATTTTTGGACTTGTGTGAATAAATATTGTTAAAGCTCTATTTCGAATTTGTTGAATTCATCTCTTTTAAATTTATTATTAGCACTCAGCCTTATACAATACTATCATAACAGTAATTATAGTAAATTAATTATCAGATGTACCAGACTTCAGGTTTATTGATTAAAATATATCATCACATGTAACTAATAGAGTCCTTATAATTAATTTTTTTAATTTCCCATTATAGACATTAAAAGCTTGTACCTACTATACATTTTATTCCATATAATCACCAGCACATTATTAGCCTAATGGGTATAACCATAACTTGTCCAATTATATGGATAATGGGAAGTTTAACTATACTCAAAAACCTCATATTACCTATAATATGGTTCACCGTAATAATTTGACCTACAAACAATTATGTGCAAAAGAATAGACGCAGACCTATCCCTTTTCATTTTTACTAATTTTGGTATGTTTAGGATTGTCTTATTCCAAGTATCGTTCGTTTGTTATTAATCACATCCTCTTTATCTAAATCCATTTGGGGCTTCTTCAAAATCACAATATTTAATTAGTTCCTTACAAAAATCGAGAAAATCACTATAACTACAAACATAAATTTCTCCTCCTTGATAAAACTCCGAAAATGAATTCTTCTTTTTAAAAACAAGAAATGAGCGAATTTGAACTATTCGAGTATTTAGTTCTTCTTCAAGGTGCGTAATGTTATTCTTTAATATTTCTATTAACCTAAGATGCTTCGATTTATTTTTTATATTTCTAGAATAAGATCTACAGACCTCATAAAGATTATTATCTATATCTTGATTTTTATACTCCATTGTATATAGTACATTTTTATAAACGAAGTAAAAATCAATTTCTTTTGATATACCTTTATTATTTAAATAAGGTTTTATAAATGAAAGTTTTTCAACATTTAA contains the following coding sequences:
- a CDS encoding cyclic GMP-AMP synthase DncV-like nucleotidyltransferase, encoding MKLKKQFEDFYKEITIDTEVEDLIEKREILEKDFKDNFPSECGKHDIEVKKSDIETFDQGSYKLHTTIKNNHDGSIDRDVAVMFPLDIDQNSDPRKIKGYSRDAINLWNRATTIKEPCLNVSYVKDGTEWMHIDLPLYAKYNGNVYLARGKEFATEGNYSWELADPKGLNDYLLDKINGNDQLRRIIRYIKKWKLEKYYSSTLDHEVPPSIGITLLACDCFVASTSSEGDDDLTSLQKTIQNIANKFSLTYEDGILVKADISRCLPVTPWTDVFKKMKDSSDTYGVKFYNRLNTALQNLTDAYNEESEHDAGVSVQKVFGDEFKVPAKQVNVSNSSSASSKKEHNFGRK